The Christiangramia forsetii KT0803 DNA segment ATTTACAAATAAAAGAAGAGCTATGGCAATTGTTATAACCGATGAATGTATAAACTGCGGGGCTTGTGAGCCGGAATGTCCTAATACCGCAATTTATGAAGGAGCCGATGACTGGAGGTATGCCGACGGAACAGATCTTGAAGGAGATGTAGTACTTCCCGGCGGTAAAGAGGCCGATGCAAATGAAGCACAGGAACCTATTAGTGATGAATTATACTATATAGTTCCAGATAAATGTACAGAGTGTCAGGGTTTTCATGAAGAGCCACAGTGTGCAGCGGTATGTCCGGTAGATTGTTGTGTACCGGATGACGAGCATGTGGAGAGCGAAGAGGAGTTACTGGCTAAACAGCGCTTTATGCATCATGATGAGTAATAAGTTTAGGAGATAAAATAAAAAATCCCGCTTAGACGGGATTTTTTATTTTCGATTAATGACTTCCTTTTATTCATCATTCATTTTGCGTTTGATTTTATCAATTGCATTTTGAATGGATTTTTCAGGTTCAATAATATTATTACTTCCCCAGAATTCAGAATCATAGAAGCCGGAGACATCATCTACCATCACAATATTTGGATTGATCAGGTCAACTGATTTTTTCCAGTCATTTCCGGCATAGGCCTGCCAATCTGTTACCACCATTTCAGTGTTGATCTTATATTTTGAATTAAAGATCTTTCTTTTCCAATTTACAACATAGTCCATTTGTGCTTTACCATACGCATAATGCCATTTTCCGTTGTTTTGAGCATAGTCTACCTGGTAGTTTAATTCGGTTGGATATACTTTTGAGCCGTTGGGTTTCTTTTTAACGAACATTGCAGCAGCTGCATCCCTGTCATCAACATTCAGGCTATATTCGGCTTTTACAAGGGTGGATGTTTCCGCATCGATAAATAATTTTCCAAAATACCATGGATCAGATTGATCCATTTCTCTAAAATCCACTACATAAGTATAACGATCATTGATCTTTGTAGCATCATCAAATTTAAAATCATAGCTATTCATCATTTCAGGTCTCAACACATATTCAGTATACTTCATCATATCCAGATATAATGTATTAAATGGCCCTCCGCGTAATTTCAGGGCAAGTGTATCTAATTTATCATAATCGGTACTTTTGCGTGCTTTATATAATGATACTAAATCCTTTTTGTTAGAGTTATAGGGACTTTTGAAGATCTTAACCACGGCTTCTGAAAGACTCACATTATTCCAGCCCTTTTTAATCGTCTCTCTGTAAAATGAGGTCATTAAACTTTGATCTGAAAGGTAATTGTCATCTTTCTTTGCGAGCATTTCTTTAACCAGTAAGCTTGCATTGGTTGCCTTATAGAGACTAACTTCTGTAAGTTCCTCTACGGTCTCTTCCAATTCAATTACTGTCTCTTCTGGTTTAAAATAATCCAATGGCAGTGTTTTACTTTGGAATCCAAGAACAGAGATAGTTACAGTTGCTTCTATAAGATCCTCCGGTACTTTAAGGGAGAATTTACCGTCGGCATTAGTGATCGTCGATATATTACTATTATTGAGGGAGAGGTAAGCAGAAGAAATACCCCTTCCGTTATTTGCGTTTACAACTTCCCCTTTATACTCAACATATTCAATTTCTGAAGGCTGAAAAGCAAAACTTTGTAATGATATAAAGAGCGTACAGAGCATGAAAACTATAGAATGTATGCCGCTACTGGAAATATTATCAGGATTTTTCATAATTATTAGAATTAAATTCAGAATAAACTTATACAATATAATGAATTCTAAACTTGTTATGATGTGAAACGACTAATATTTGATATAAATGAATAGCGTATTATCAGATAAAACCTTTAAATATTGAAAATGTAGCATTATATTATGGGGATTCTATAGTTTTAAAGATCATTTTTTCTAATTTATTTTAAATTTTGAAAGATAATTTTTCTACCAAATCAGCAGATTATAAGAAGTTTAGGCCAGATTACCCCGATGAAATTTATGATTTTATAAGATCGAAAATAAATGGTTTTGATAATGCATGGGATTGCGGAACAGGAAATGGTCAGGTTGCCGGAGTAATTGCCGATTTTTTTACTAATGTAGCGGCTACAGATATTAGTGAGAATCAAATTAAGAATGCGGTTAAGAAGTCTAATATTAAATATTCAATTCAACCCGCTGAAAAAACAACTTTTAAAAATGAACAATTTGATCTTATTATCAGCGCTCAGGCAGCGCATTGGTTTGAGTTTGATAAGTTCTACTCTGAAGTGAAAAGATGTTTGAAACCCGACGGATTGGTGGTTTTAATGGGATATGGACTTTTTACTAGTAACCCAGCAACAAATGAACTTATCGCTGATTTTTATGATAATACAATCGGTGCATACTGGGATCCTGAACGCAAATATCTAGATGAACACTATCATACAATTCCTTTTCCATTCAAAGATATCAAGGCTCCTCCTTTTTTCCGGGTTTGTGAATGGGATATAGAACATTTATTGGGATATCTAAGAACCTGGTCTGCGGTAAATCATTATGAAAAAAAGAATGACAGGAATCCGGTTTCATTAATTGAAGATCGTCTTCGTAATACTTTTGGGAAAAAGAATAAGATTGTATTTCCAATCTTGCTTAGATTGGGGAAAATTGAAGTTTATGATTAATAATTCCACAATTCCAGGCATCCTGATTTTTAGCTGAGTACCTATTTTACAGAAATAATTCAATGGCATGAAATATGCAAAATGGGCTTACGTTAAATACAACGACTAAAACCAATATTGTATGAAGAAGTTAATCTTCGTTTTTTCGATGGTGTTATTCAGTATTAATGGTGCTAACGCCCAGATATATGCTGATAATCAAAGTGCTTCGGTAACCGAGCAGGTTCTAAAAGAGTTAAATCGCGAACGTTCGCTTTTAAGTCAGAATCTGGAATTTCGCATTAAAGAGATAGATTCTAAGATCACAAATCTGGATGAAAGTATTAAGAATACGAATTCCGCTTCAGAAAAAGTGGAGAAACTTCTGGAAAGAGTGAGATATCTAGAAGAGAGACAGGAGGAGATAGATAAGAACACCATTAGCGTGTATAAATATAATTATAGCTCTGCGGTTTTAAATCTTGCTTCGATGGAGCGGGAAATAAAGCCCCTCAATCTATTTAATACTTCCCGTGAATTTTATACGACGTTGGACGCCGTGGGAAACCCTATGAACTATGAAGGCTATCAGGAATGGTTTGGGAAATTTAAAAACTATATGGCCGAGGAAAAAGAGGATAATGCTCGTTTAGAAGCATTAAACCATATGTTAAACGTTACAGGAGATTTGGCAAAAGGGACTCCCTTTACCGGGATGTTTGCTGGTAGTTTAATTGATGGAATAAGCCAGTTTATTGGTTCATTAAATCGAAGGGATAAGGAGCTTAGAGAGCAGAGCATGAAAATGTTGAAGTTAACCACCTCTATTTCACAATTCACTCATGATAAAGACCTTATTGAAACCGAATGGGAGGCGATCAATAAAAGTTTGAATGAGTTGAAGGAACTTCAAAATGAAGCAATGGAGGACAATTTGGTCGAAATTCTTGAAATTAAAAAGAATAGTTTTTCTGAAAATTTCACAAATGAGACCGATGCTAAAAAGCGTACACAGTATATTTTAGATATTTCAAAAATAGCTGAAAATAAAATCGTGGAGGAGCGTAAAAAGAATCCTGAAAACTGGAAGCAGGAGTATCATGACCAGATGCTTTCAGTGCAAAACCTAAAGATCAGGTTTGGGATGCTCACGTTTAGAATACTTGAGAATTTGGATAAGTATGAAAAATTAATTCAGAAATATCAAAATGATCCATTTTTAAAGGATGAAATGAGGAATCTGAAACTTAAATTGGATTTGGTAAGAAATAGTTTTGAATCTACTTTTAATCCGCAGGAATATATAAAGGCGTCTAATGAGATGTATATAGTGGAGTAAATTTAATAATATTGTTTTGTTTCTAGATACTGAAAGCTTCGGTATTGTGACTTAATATTATTGAAAAACCTTGATAAATAAGAGTCTTGCAAGTATGCAACAAGAATTACAAAATGAATTTTAAAGAATTTCCTCAATTAACAACATCAAGGTTATGTTTAAGAAAGTTAGAGGAGTCTGATTGGGAATGCGTCTCATTCTTACGTTCAGATAAAACCGTAAACCATTTTGTACAGCGTCCCAATGCAGATACGAAAGAGAAAGCAATTCAGTTTATTGAAAATATCAATTTAAAATTTAAAAGCAATCAAATACTTTATTGGTGTATTTCATTGGAAAATGAGCAAAGAATGATTGGTTCTATTTGTCTTTGGAATTTTTCTGAAGATAGAAAAACTGCTGAAATAGGTTATGATTTAGACCCTGATTTTCAGAATAACGGAATCATGGATGAAAGTATGAAAGTAGTGTTGAGCTTTGGTTTCAGTCACTTAGGCCTTAAAAAGGTCGAAGCTTTTACACATAGCAAAAATGATAACTCCATAAAACTCTTAAGGAGGAATAAATTCCGACTTAAAGAGGGCAGGATAGATAAAGATAACCTAGAAATTATAATTTTTGAGGTAGATCGGCCGGCAATGGTTCAAGGCTAGAATTCAAGATTAAACAAAGCGTAAAATTAGCGCATAAAAAAAGCTGTCTCAAAAGTTTAAGACTCGTCATTTGTAAATAATTTCAGTTTGACGAAAAATATACTTTTAGGACAGCTTCCTAAATATCAAAATAAAACTGATTTAAAGCCTGATATTCAGTTTAGCATAATAGTAAGCTCCACCAAATCCCATTTGAACAGCATCCCAATATCCTCCAGCTTCTGTCCAGTCATCCTGCTGATCTGGATATACATTGAATAAATTATTGCTACCTACATTAAGCTTTAAGACATCATTCAATTTAAACCCGAGATTAAGATCGGTTACTATTTTAGAATCATATACATCTGAAGCTGCGTCTACCTGATTAGCTAAACTACCATAATCCTCAACGGGTTCTAACATCTGGAAATCGAGCAAGGTCACATCACTAAACCTTGTAAGTCCCAGGGCAGCATCAAACCATTCTATATCATAAATGAGGTTCAGGGTTAATTTGCTATCTGGTGCAGAGGCAAGCAAGAAAGACTTATCCCGTTCCCCAAAAAAGGTTTGTTCATTTAAATTGCCATTTTTCACCTCGGTAATCTCCATATTGTTGAAGTTACCTATAAAGCTGGTAGTAAGCTTTCCTTCGCCAATCTCAAACTCATTAGATAATACAATATCCAAACCTACAGTTTCAGTATCAGCCCCATTAGCGAAGAACTGAGCAGCTTCCACATTATCTATTTGTGGCGCGTCAAAATTCCCGGTCAGCACAATACGATCCTGAACATTGATATAGTACCCATCTACCGTTGCAGTGAATTTTCCAAAATTAGCCGTAAAACCTAGTGAGGCGTTTAAAGCAGTTTCTTCCTGTAACGCTCCAATTCCAAAAGAGGCAGTAACCGGGCTATTATTAGGAGATAACAGGGATTCTAAAGCATCACCTCCAACAAAGTTGGTAAACTTTAGGTTGTAATAGATCTGAGCCAAAGATGGAGCTCTAAAACCTGTACTTACAGAACCTCTAATATTAATATCGTCTGTAGCTTTTAATCTTGCTGCCAGTTTACCATTAATAGTACTTCCAAAATCACTGTAATTTTCAAACCTTGCTGCAGCTGCCAGTAAAAATGCTTCGGTAAATTCAAATTCAGCATCGGCATATAGAGATACATTAGATCTGCTTCGGTCTACCTCATTGGCCGGACCATAACCGGGGAATCCCTGGGAACCTCCTGGTCTTGGATCACCCGTCATTGGATCTATAGGTTGTTGCTGAATATCCGGATTAATAATAGGACGACCATCTTCATCGTAGGTCGCGTAAGATCCTTCTTCTCCGGCAAAAATCTCAAAGTTTTCCGTTCTGTATTCAGCTCCAAATGCAAAATTTACACCTTCGAGCATATCTTCGTAATATTTGGAAAAATCCAGGTTGATTACATTCTGACTCAAATTATGGCCACCGGCATCAAAATCTGTAGGAGAGTTCTCGCCGAGGGAAGCATTGAGTGTACCTTTAATATAATAGTGGAAAAGGTTTTTTCCCCAGGTATTGCTTATATCAATATTCCATCCGCTTTCAGTTTTTGTTCTGAAACCTGCCGCAACAGAATTATCAGTAATAATTGAGGTAATCCTGGGAGTAAAACCATTCGGGTAAATATCCACGACATTTCTGGCGGTAGGATTGTTCCTCGTAAAAGCAAAAGCGTCAGTATCCCGATAATTTCTTCCTCCGAACGCATAAAACTCTGAGTTTTCAGAAATTGGGATCGCTAAATTCCCCATAAAATTTACACCTTCTATGGAAGCTTCACCAAAGCCTCTTCGAAAATCGAAGCCTGGTCTTAAGGTTTTATTTTTATTCAAATACTCCATTGTAAAATTAGCATAACCTTCATCGGCAATTTCAAACCCATAATTAGCTGCTACTTTTACTGAGCCTCCATCAAAATTTTGATCATCCCCAATAGCATTTCCATCCCTATCGGTATCTAATCTATTGCCGTCGGTATTTGGAGTGCCATCAGGAAAATCTCCATCAGCATTTGTACTATAAAATCCATAATTTACACTTCCGCTAAACTTTTCTACAGCATCTTTAAGGACGATATTGATTACACCTGCAATCGCATCAGACCCATATTGGGCTGAAGCTCCATCTCTAAGAATTTCAATTCTTTTAATGGAAGCAGCGGGGATTGCGTTAAGATCTGTACCGGTATTTCCTCTTCCGCGTGTTCCAAAAACATTGATAAGGGAGGATTGATGTCTTCTCTTTCCGTTAACGAGTACCAGTGTTTGATCCGGGCCTAATCCTCTTAGGGAAGCGGGATCTATATGGTCTGCGCCATCTGATCCAGATTGCTTATTGGCATTAAACGAAGGCGCGGCATATTGCAATAATTCATTTACTTCAATTTTACCTGTCTGAGTATTTACTTCGCTCACGTCGATTACATCCACCGCCACCGGCGTATCTGTAGCGGTACGCCTGGGACTTCTGGATCCTACTAATTGTACCTCACCTAAGGACACTCCGTCTGCAAGGGTCACATCTACCTGGGAACGGCCATTCACGGCTACTTCCTGTTCTTCAAACCCAACAAAACTAA contains these protein-coding regions:
- a CDS encoding GNAT family N-acetyltransferase, producing MNFKEFPQLTTSRLCLRKLEESDWECVSFLRSDKTVNHFVQRPNADTKEKAIQFIENINLKFKSNQILYWCISLENEQRMIGSICLWNFSEDRKTAEIGYDLDPDFQNNGIMDESMKVVLSFGFSHLGLKKVEAFTHSKNDNSIKLLRRNKFRLKEGRIDKDNLEIIIFEVDRPAMVQG
- a CDS encoding class I SAM-dependent methyltransferase, whose product is MKDNFSTKSADYKKFRPDYPDEIYDFIRSKINGFDNAWDCGTGNGQVAGVIADFFTNVAATDISENQIKNAVKKSNIKYSIQPAEKTTFKNEQFDLIISAQAAHWFEFDKFYSEVKRCLKPDGLVVLMGYGLFTSNPATNELIADFYDNTIGAYWDPERKYLDEHYHTIPFPFKDIKAPPFFRVCEWDIEHLLGYLRTWSAVNHYEKKNDRNPVSLIEDRLRNTFGKKNKIVFPILLRLGKIEVYD
- a CDS encoding 4Fe-4S dicluster domain-containing protein, with the protein product MAIVITDECINCGACEPECPNTAIYEGADDWRYADGTDLEGDVVLPGGKEADANEAQEPISDELYYIVPDKCTECQGFHEEPQCAAVCPVDCCVPDDEHVESEEELLAKQRFMHHDE
- a CDS encoding carboxypeptidase-like regulatory domain-containing protein encodes the protein MKNPDNISSSGIHSIVFMLCTLFISLQSFAFQPSEIEYVEYKGEVVNANNGRGISSAYLSLNNSNISTITNADGKFSLKVPEDLIEATVTISVLGFQSKTLPLDYFKPEETVIELEETVEELTEVSLYKATNASLLVKEMLAKKDDNYLSDQSLMTSFYRETIKKGWNNVSLSEAVVKIFKSPYNSNKKDLVSLYKARKSTDYDKLDTLALKLRGGPFNTLYLDMMKYTEYVLRPEMMNSYDFKFDDATKINDRYTYVVDFREMDQSDPWYFGKLFIDAETSTLVKAEYSLNVDDRDAAAAMFVKKKPNGSKVYPTELNYQVDYAQNNGKWHYAYGKAQMDYVVNWKRKIFNSKYKINTEMVVTDWQAYAGNDWKKSVDLINPNIVMVDDVSGFYDSEFWGSNNIIEPEKSIQNAIDKIKRKMNDE
- a CDS encoding TonB-dependent receptor codes for the protein MNKILLFIALLMVPITMMTQEVKGIVTDNAGTPLPGVNVYEKGTEKGTSTDFDGRYTIEVAGEATLVFSFVGFEEQEVAVNGRSQVDVTLADGVSLGEVQLVGSRSPRRTATDTPVAVDVIDVSEVNTQTGKIEVNELLQYAAPSFNANKQSGSDGADHIDPASLRGLGPDQTLVLVNGKRRHQSSLINVFGTRGRGNTGTDLNAIPAASIKRIEILRDGASAQYGSDAIAGVINIVLKDAVEKFSGSVNYGFYSTNADGDFPDGTPNTDGNRLDTDRDGNAIGDDQNFDGGSVKVAANYGFEIADEGYANFTMEYLNKNKTLRPGFDFRRGFGEASIEGVNFMGNLAIPISENSEFYAFGGRNYRDTDAFAFTRNNPTARNVVDIYPNGFTPRITSIITDNSVAAGFRTKTESGWNIDISNTWGKNLFHYYIKGTLNASLGENSPTDFDAGGHNLSQNVINLDFSKYYEDMLEGVNFAFGAEYRTENFEIFAGEEGSYATYDEDGRPIINPDIQQQPIDPMTGDPRPGGSQGFPGYGPANEVDRSRSNVSLYADAEFEFTEAFLLAAAARFENYSDFGSTINGKLAARLKATDDINIRGSVSTGFRAPSLAQIYYNLKFTNFVGGDALESLLSPNNSPVTASFGIGALQEETALNASLGFTANFGKFTATVDGYYINVQDRIVLTGNFDAPQIDNVEAAQFFANGADTETVGLDIVLSNEFEIGEGKLTTSFIGNFNNMEITEVKNGNLNEQTFFGERDKSFLLASAPDSKLTLNLIYDIEWFDAALGLTRFSDVTLLDFQMLEPVEDYGSLANQVDAASDVYDSKIVTDLNLGFKLNDVLKLNVGSNNLFNVYPDQQDDWTEAGGYWDAVQMGFGGAYYYAKLNIRL